gtttcaccatgttggccaggctgtttttgaactcctgacctcaggtgatctgcccgcctcagcctcccaaattggtgggatttcaggcatgagccaccgcacccagccagatttCAGGTGCTTTCAAAAAGTaactgaaatttcatttttatttaattcctttattaacatatataaacctgaaattaaggcaaaaagtATGATATGAGACTCAAAAAAACTCATATCCTACTCAACCAACTAAAAGTTTTTAGGATCTAAACAGGGCAAAAGGTTTCAATAGCACTAACAGCTCAAGGAATGTATGTTAAACCTTTTGTTTTACATccagaaaattagaaaacttggctaaacattgtatatatcagaaggttttaaaaataatttgttaagaTTTAATCTTACCAAAGAAAGCTTGCTCATTTAAAGACATCTTTATACCAGCCTTCATGTCATCAGTGGAAACTTTATTAAGAGGGAATAGTATGAGATACAGAAATAGCATAAACCAAAATCTCACACTTAATCCTTTAATGTTAATTGGATTTCAGTGTGAGTAAATATGACTAAAACTCATAGCAATGGGACAAAGCACTGCTTTGTTTTAAAACTGCACATGTGCTTTCTCCCCTGAGAACCTTTGCTTTAGACTTTTTGTACAGTAAGAcatttcattaaatatgtttaGATTTGCAGTCTAAGACCTTAAGTGGCACACTCAATGACAGCATTCTTATAAATTATAGCCAATTATAAGTCCTCCTTCTGGTTTCTCTTCTGTGCTTCGTAAATATGTACATCTTTTTCAGGATCATAGTGAACCTTTCTCACAGTAAACTGCCTCTCCAGCATTGCTAAGAAGTTGTTATCCCGTTCATAGCGAATTCGGCATGCTAAAAGAATCACGGAGTGATTGCTACAGAGATGTTCCAGTGTTTGAAGAAGATCTGTGAATGTTTCTTCTAAATATATGATATCAGCTCCAAGTATCAGGTCAAATTCTCCAGGAGAAAAACTCCCCAAATTCTGTCCCCAAGTCAGCTCCTTAACAACAGTTTTGGGTTGGATATGAGGAGGTAAGTTGGCTTGAACGTTTGATTTAAGAAATTCTAATGCTACTTTTCGATCCGTGATAGTCACATGAGCACCTACAATGTGGGACAAAGAAAAAGTGATGTGCACATCAGTACAGCTCTGTTAGGTAGAGAGGGGGTCAAGTTAAATGTAGAGTGTCTCTTAAATATTGCATCTGATACGCAGAATATCAATCATGCCTTTCATGGACAGCTGCAATAGAAAAATGACTCATAACTCCTTTTGCACTAACTACTGGCAAAAGTGACTCTGGATTTCCCTCTATGACATACCTGCTATTTGCTAAAATTGTGCCCATAAATTGcagaattggctgggtgcggtggctcatgcctttaatcccagcactttgggaggccaaggcgggcagatctcctgaggtcaggagttggagatcagcctggccaacatggccaactaaaaatacaaaactagccaggcatggtggcgggtacctgtaatcccagctattcgggaggctgaggcaggggaatcgcttgaacctgggagatggaggttgcagagctgagatctcgccactgcacttcagcctaggtgacaagaacaaaactccatctcaaaaaaaaaaaaaatgcagaattaaGCAGTGACACGGCTGATGCttctgaattctgccaacagagCTGGCCCATACTTTATTCATTAggtcattatctttttttttttttttttttttgagacagcgtcttgctctgtcacccaggctggagtgcagtggtgcggtctcagctcactgcaagctctgcctcccgggttcacgccattctcctgcctcagcctcccgagtagctgggactacaggtgcctgccaccgtgcccagctaattttttgtatttttatagagacggggtttcaccatgttagccaggatggtctccatctcctgacctcgtgatccgcccgcctcagcctcccaaaggtcaTTATCTTTAAGTCAGTTGGCCGCAGGGTAACATGGAATCCAAGAATGAAAAATCTGGGagcaggccaggtatggtggctcatgcctgtaatctcagcacttagggaggctgaggtgggagaagcccttgagcccaggagttcaagacctgcctgggtaatacaggggactccatctctacaaataatttttgtttttaattaagcac
The sequence above is drawn from the Macaca mulatta isolate MMU2019108-1 chromosome 12, T2T-MMU8v2.0, whole genome shotgun sequence genome and encodes:
- the METTL21A gene encoding protein N-lysine methyltransferase METTL21A isoform X6 — its product is MALVPYEETTELGLQKFHKPLATFSFANHTIQIRQDWRHLGVAAVVWDAAIVLSTYLEMGAVELRGRSAVELGAGTGLVGIVAALLGAHVTITDRKVALEFLKSNVQANLPPHIQPKTVVKELTWGQNLGSFSPGEFDLILGADIIYLEETFTDLLQTLEHLCSNHSVILLACRIRYERDNNFLAMLERQFTVRKVHYDPEKDVHIYEAQKRNQKEDL
- the METTL21A gene encoding protein N-lysine methyltransferase METTL21A isoform X1, giving the protein MPQLRGPRAGRAHWSARERGLSRGQGAGGMALVPYEETTELGLQKFHKPLATFSFANHTIQIRQDWRHLGVAAVVWDAAIVLSTYLEMGAVELRGRSAVELGAGTGLVGIVAALLGAHVTITDRKVALEFLKSNVQANLPPHIQPKTVVKELTWGQNLGSFSPGEFDLILGADIIYLEETFTDLLQTLEHLCSNHSVILLACRIRYERDNNFLAMLERQFTVRKVHYDPEKDVHIYEAQKRNQKEDL